Proteins found in one Cobetia sp. L2A1 genomic segment:
- a CDS encoding DMT family transporter gives MPVLVAYCVVLMVWSTTPLAISWSASGWLPAWSAMGRMLIAACIGYPLLRMLGLKMDLSRAAIRSYVRAALGIWGGMYFAYIAAAWLPSGIMSLLFGLAPLLSGLYARWWLKSAPLDKLQWLGFALALGGLGIAVSDSLALPPGSWKGVLIMLLAVNCFAASGVLVQKERAGLHPLVQTEGALLVSLPLYLVCGLIVDGIPEALPVGRPLAAILYLGVFGSLIGYLCYYFVLSRLSASTVALATLITPIFAMSLGAALNGEVVSSRVLLGALFIVVGLCGYLFGPHWRARLQGGRVRRH, from the coding sequence ATGCCAGTGCTGGTGGCGTATTGCGTGGTTCTCATGGTGTGGTCGACGACACCGCTGGCGATTTCCTGGAGTGCTTCCGGCTGGCTTCCTGCATGGTCCGCGATGGGCAGAATGTTAATTGCCGCATGCATCGGTTACCCATTGTTACGCATGTTGGGGCTGAAAATGGATCTCTCGAGGGCTGCCATACGCAGTTATGTCAGAGCCGCTCTGGGTATCTGGGGAGGAATGTACTTCGCCTATATCGCAGCGGCTTGGTTACCAAGCGGTATCATGTCGTTACTGTTTGGACTGGCACCTCTACTATCGGGACTTTATGCACGCTGGTGGTTGAAAAGTGCGCCACTTGACAAGCTGCAGTGGTTGGGGTTTGCGTTGGCTCTTGGTGGACTGGGTATTGCCGTCTCGGATTCACTGGCCCTTCCACCGGGTAGCTGGAAGGGGGTGTTGATCATGTTGTTGGCGGTCAATTGCTTCGCCGCCTCAGGAGTACTGGTGCAAAAGGAGCGAGCGGGACTGCATCCTCTGGTGCAGACGGAAGGTGCCTTGCTGGTATCGCTGCCGCTGTATCTTGTCTGTGGCTTGATCGTCGATGGCATTCCAGAGGCATTACCGGTAGGGCGCCCGTTGGCTGCGATTCTCTATCTCGGCGTATTCGGCTCGTTGATCGGTTACCTGTGCTATTACTTCGTGCTTTCACGCCTGTCGGCCAGTACCGTTGCCTTGGCCACCTTGATCACGCCGATCTTTGCCATGAGTCTTGGCGCTGCGCTCAATGGTGAGGTTGTATCCAGTCGCGTTCTGTTGGGGGCGCTGTTCATCGTGGTGGGGCTGTGTGGCTATCTCTTTGGGCCACACTGGCGTGCCCGTCTCCAGGGCGGACGCGTAAGGCGTCATTGA
- a CDS encoding glycosyltransferase family 4 protein, with protein sequence MERIAFVSETWHPEINGVAHTLSHLCENLIARGCELQLIRPATRDGSHEPRVQQELQVRGFRLPGYDTVQIGVPAPHRLMQLWRRYRPTVVYIATEGPLGISALLVARRLGLPVVAGFHTNFDQYSTHYHLKALRPLVRYGLRRFHNAARMTLVPTRAQADNLIQQGFQHVQVVGRGLDCARFSPSHRSEILRQQWGVSSQQPVALYVGRLAAEKNIELLIRTYDAMQTVQPDLVLVLVGDGPLRERLQQRLPEAIFAGFQTDEALAAHYASADLFVFPSLSETFGNVVLEAMASGLAVIAFDYAAAGEVIRDDHQGLLAPCTQPERFIEQAVEVCQRPARIARLGRAARVRVEPLGWSRIADGFLACLRHAEEKPHARSQPSRL encoded by the coding sequence ATGGAGCGCATTGCCTTCGTCAGTGAAACCTGGCATCCGGAGATCAATGGCGTGGCTCATACTCTGAGCCATCTGTGCGAGAATCTCATCGCGCGCGGCTGTGAGCTTCAACTCATCCGTCCTGCCACGCGTGATGGCAGCCATGAGCCACGTGTTCAGCAAGAGCTACAAGTACGTGGCTTCCGCCTCCCCGGCTACGATACTGTTCAAATTGGCGTTCCCGCGCCTCATCGCCTGATGCAGCTATGGCGCCGTTATCGCCCCACCGTGGTCTATATCGCGACGGAAGGCCCGCTTGGTATCAGCGCACTACTGGTAGCACGCCGCCTGGGCCTACCGGTGGTCGCCGGCTTCCATACCAACTTCGATCAATACAGCACTCACTATCACCTCAAGGCACTTCGCCCGCTGGTGCGGTATGGCTTGCGCCGATTCCATAATGCCGCACGCATGACGCTCGTCCCGACACGTGCTCAGGCCGACAACCTCATCCAACAGGGTTTTCAGCATGTACAGGTTGTGGGACGTGGCCTTGACTGCGCCCGCTTCTCGCCGAGCCATCGCAGCGAGATACTCCGTCAACAGTGGGGAGTCAGCTCTCAACAGCCTGTCGCACTCTACGTGGGCCGCTTGGCTGCCGAGAAGAATATCGAGCTGCTGATTCGTACCTACGATGCCATGCAAACCGTTCAGCCAGACCTCGTACTGGTGCTGGTCGGTGATGGCCCGCTTCGCGAACGATTGCAACAGCGCTTACCGGAGGCCATCTTTGCCGGCTTTCAGACTGACGAAGCCCTTGCCGCCCACTATGCCAGCGCGGATCTATTCGTGTTTCCTTCGCTCTCGGAAACCTTCGGCAACGTTGTCCTGGAAGCCATGGCCAGTGGGCTAGCCGTCATCGCCTTTGACTACGCTGCAGCAGGAGAAGTGATTCGTGATGATCATCAGGGGCTGCTAGCACCTTGCACGCAGCCCGAGCGCTTCATCGAACAGGCGGTGGAGGTCTGCCAGCGGCCGGCCCGCATCGCTCGTCTGGGACGCGCTGCGCGTGTGCGCGTCGAACCGCTAGGCTGGAGCCGTATCGCCGATGGCTTTCTCGCCTGCCTGCGCCACGCCGAGGAAAAACCCCATGCACGATCGCAACCTTCTCGTCTTTGA
- a CDS encoding LysR family transcriptional regulator translates to MTLKQLRAFVAVARTLSFVDAGTLVHLSQPALSLAVKNLEESLGGRLFQRSTRQVSLTPEGRAFFPLARRLLSDWEHAEDEMRQRFSLGRGRVALAAMPTFAGNALPSVLTAFRQQFPEITIEVNDVIAEEVVERVTDGRVELGISFDPGVREDLIFELLFEDRYVAIIPPGHALLELNPQSIDWAQLLKEDFITLQRPSGVRHMLEQRLAEAGLGLAVAFETHQLVTCGRMVAEGLGVSAVPAMSAAQMAALGCHCLCLEGPVIHQKVGVIRRRRHELSVAVQAMLDTLRARYPNASHSSV, encoded by the coding sequence ATGACACTCAAGCAGCTACGGGCCTTTGTGGCTGTCGCCCGTACCTTGTCATTTGTCGACGCCGGTACGCTAGTGCATCTCTCGCAGCCAGCCTTGTCACTGGCGGTCAAGAATCTTGAGGAATCGCTGGGCGGACGGCTATTTCAGCGCTCCACTCGGCAGGTCAGTTTGACACCAGAAGGGCGCGCATTCTTCCCGCTCGCCCGACGGTTACTGTCGGATTGGGAGCATGCTGAAGATGAGATGCGTCAGCGCTTCAGTCTCGGCCGCGGACGTGTGGCGCTGGCTGCCATGCCGACCTTTGCCGGTAATGCATTGCCCAGTGTTCTGACCGCTTTTCGACAACAGTTTCCCGAAATCACTATCGAGGTGAATGATGTGATTGCCGAGGAAGTGGTGGAGCGCGTCACTGATGGACGAGTTGAGCTGGGCATCAGCTTTGACCCTGGCGTACGCGAGGACCTGATTTTTGAGCTGCTCTTCGAGGACCGCTATGTCGCCATCATTCCCCCCGGGCATGCACTGCTGGAATTGAATCCCCAGTCCATCGATTGGGCACAGCTGCTGAAGGAAGATTTCATTACCCTGCAACGGCCTTCGGGTGTCCGTCACATGCTGGAGCAGCGTCTGGCTGAAGCAGGTCTGGGACTGGCGGTAGCCTTTGAAACCCACCAGCTGGTGACGTGTGGGCGAATGGTGGCGGAAGGTTTGGGAGTCAGTGCCGTACCCGCAATGAGTGCCGCTCAGATGGCCGCACTGGGGTGTCACTGCCTGTGCCTGGAAGGCCCCGTTATCCATCAGAAAGTGGGTGTGATACGTCGTCGCCGTCATGAGCTGTCCGTTGCAGTGCAAGCCATGCTCGATACGTTACGCGCACGCTATCCGAATGCCAGCCACTCGAGCGTTTAG
- a CDS encoding alpha-ketoglutarate-dependent dioxygenase AlkB family protein: protein MKTPALTDDLFAAHLNPLASSASQQLPEDWQMLAHGWYRHPLHPLYLKPQALTPLQADQAFTTLEGTLDWQRPSLSVHGQTHPIPRRQVWMGDIGARYRYSGSLFEPTPWLPVAWHLGELSRRAINDELGVQSDQKVRIEPRINASFNSLLANRYANGDDRMGWHSDNEPELGDRPVVLAISLGQMRPLRFKGHPRSPYADSPAFNLWLPHGSLLVMGRGCQDRLHHALPPRKLDGLRISLTYRQLLTPSR, encoded by the coding sequence ATGAAGACACCCGCTCTTACCGATGATCTGTTCGCGGCACACCTGAATCCGCTGGCTTCAAGCGCCTCTCAGCAGCTGCCTGAAGACTGGCAGATGCTCGCCCACGGCTGGTATCGTCATCCGCTGCATCCGCTATACCTCAAACCGCAAGCACTGACACCGCTACAAGCCGATCAGGCGTTTACCACGCTGGAAGGCACTCTCGACTGGCAACGCCCTAGTCTGAGCGTGCATGGGCAGACTCACCCCATCCCGCGCCGACAAGTGTGGATGGGGGATATAGGGGCTCGTTATCGCTACTCCGGCAGCTTGTTCGAGCCGACACCGTGGCTACCGGTGGCCTGGCATCTTGGTGAGTTATCTCGGCGGGCGATCAATGATGAACTCGGCGTTCAGTCAGATCAGAAAGTGCGTATCGAGCCGCGTATCAACGCATCCTTCAACAGCCTGCTGGCCAATCGCTACGCCAATGGCGATGACCGCATGGGCTGGCACAGCGACAACGAGCCAGAGCTAGGCGATCGTCCTGTCGTGCTGGCCATCTCACTGGGACAGATGCGTCCACTACGCTTCAAGGGACATCCGCGTAGTCCTTATGCTGATTCGCCAGCCTTCAATCTATGGCTGCCACATGGCTCGCTGTTGGTAATGGGTCGCGGCTGCCAGGACCGCCTGCATCACGCGCTACCCCCACGCAAGCTGGATGGCCTGCGCATTAGCCTGACCTATCGACAGCTACTGACGCCCTCGCGCTAA
- a CDS encoding DUF1338 family protein has protein sequence MQREEFQQQLWLDFVHRHPDIGALDIWPDAIKPEYLMFLTLDQGPFRSEKLLPSLYHQGYRRIKQYAMADRGLLVDLLLPPDGGTAVMLAELQANSLPPLHRDLLKRLISQSHRDDCKGQNLLAPCRPWNMPDWPTFERLLEANPLAAWLSVMGPRLHHVGFNADELGETLEAVNEGMLMQGMAPQSGRHHAILPINPKLQYHYYPAHAQRMVFADGDEHMVVLGGIALLAAESNDQGQRAAEQLLPEYTLCQLSA, from the coding sequence ATGCAACGCGAGGAATTTCAACAGCAGCTATGGCTGGACTTCGTCCATCGTCACCCGGATATCGGCGCGCTGGATATCTGGCCAGACGCCATCAAGCCCGAGTACCTGATGTTCCTGACGCTTGATCAGGGTCCGTTCCGTAGCGAAAAACTGCTCCCGAGCCTCTACCACCAGGGGTATCGCCGCATCAAGCAGTATGCGATGGCAGACCGTGGGCTTCTGGTAGATCTGCTGCTCCCCCCGGATGGGGGAACAGCAGTGATGCTGGCCGAGTTGCAAGCCAATAGCCTGCCTCCCCTGCATCGTGATCTTCTCAAGCGCCTGATCAGCCAGAGCCATCGCGACGACTGCAAGGGGCAGAATCTGCTGGCCCCTTGTCGTCCCTGGAACATGCCCGACTGGCCGACCTTTGAACGCTTGCTGGAAGCCAACCCTCTGGCTGCGTGGCTGTCCGTAATGGGCCCGCGCCTGCATCATGTAGGCTTCAATGCCGATGAACTCGGTGAAACACTGGAAGCCGTGAACGAAGGGATGCTCATGCAGGGCATGGCTCCGCAATCTGGTCGTCATCATGCGATATTGCCGATCAACCCCAAGCTGCAGTATCACTATTACCCAGCGCATGCACAGCGCATGGTGTTTGCCGACGGTGATGAGCACATGGTGGTACTGGGAGGTATCGCACTGCTGGCAGCGGAAAGTAACGATCAGGGGCAGCGTGCGGCAGAGCAGCTGCTGCCGGAGTATACGCTCTGCCAGCTAAGCGCGTGA
- a CDS encoding 3-oxoacid CoA-transferase subunit B encodes MALTREQMAQRVAQEIQDGSYVNLGIGIPTLVANYIPDGIEVMLQSENGLLGMGRYPYEDEVDADMINAGKETVTAIDGAAIFDSAESFAMIRGGHVDLTVLGAFEVDVNGNIASWMIPGKLVKGMGGAMDLVAGAENIICTMTHASKHGESKLLSQCELPLTGAGCIRRVLTDLAFLEIKDGAFHLLERAPGVSVEDISRLTAGKLIIPDHVPEMQLDA; translated from the coding sequence ATGGCTTTGACACGTGAACAGATGGCCCAGCGAGTGGCTCAGGAAATTCAGGACGGCTCTTACGTCAATCTGGGCATCGGGATTCCGACCCTGGTCGCCAACTACATCCCTGATGGTATCGAAGTGATGCTGCAGTCCGAGAATGGCCTGCTGGGCATGGGTCGCTACCCTTACGAGGATGAAGTCGACGCCGACATGATCAACGCCGGCAAGGAAACCGTCACTGCCATCGACGGTGCGGCCATCTTCGACTCAGCTGAATCCTTCGCGATGATCCGCGGTGGGCACGTTGATCTGACCGTACTCGGCGCCTTCGAAGTCGATGTTAATGGCAATATCGCCAGCTGGATGATTCCCGGCAAATTGGTCAAGGGCATGGGTGGCGCGATGGATCTGGTCGCCGGTGCCGAAAATATCATCTGCACCATGACCCACGCCTCCAAGCACGGTGAGTCAAAATTGCTGAGTCAGTGTGAGCTGCCGCTAACCGGCGCTGGCTGCATTCGCCGCGTACTGACTGATCTAGCCTTCCTCGAGATCAAGGACGGTGCCTTCCATCTACTGGAGCGCGCACCCGGCGTCAGCGTCGAAGACATCAGTCGCCTGACCGCTGGAAAACTAATTATTCCGGACCACGTGCCAGAAATGCAGCTCGATGCGTAA
- the nhaD gene encoding sodium:proton antiporter NhaD, producing MWLQILLVGLALAAFVLIAIEDVIHLNKAKTTLLLGTFSWLLLFIFGPMALKVDDVAEALNENLLEIATLWLFLMAAMTFVAYLNAKGLIANLIYRLLPKRIGERGLLYLTGTFAFAFSSLADNITATLVSLTLVLSLGLPPKKTLRFAVLAVFAVNSGGVALITGDVTTLMIFLAEKVRISELMLLAIPSFFSVMLLATLLLPGLGGEVTLAREPRQTRRIDRLVAWLFLATILSTLGLNVLFGIPPLLTFLFGMSIMFLLGHVAEQRSDNEDRRILDYIRIIEFDTLLFFLGILLMVGALKEARLLEGLAHLYEMMPAMQANYLVGLLSAVVDNVPLTAAVLKADVSMNDAEWLALTYAAGVGGSLLVIGSAAGVIALSKVREVSFMSYLRFFPALLLAYSVGYMGAYWLGGQVTNTPMSMPLSLVSLQQLIS from the coding sequence ATGTGGTTGCAGATATTATTAGTGGGGCTGGCGTTGGCTGCCTTCGTGCTGATCGCGATCGAAGATGTGATTCATCTTAACAAGGCCAAGACGACTCTGCTGCTGGGGACGTTTAGCTGGTTGCTGTTGTTCATCTTCGGACCGATGGCTTTGAAGGTAGACGACGTGGCGGAGGCGCTGAACGAAAATCTGCTGGAGATCGCCACTCTATGGCTTTTCCTGATGGCCGCCATGACCTTTGTCGCGTACTTGAATGCCAAGGGTCTCATCGCCAATCTGATCTATCGTTTATTGCCCAAGCGGATTGGAGAGCGAGGGTTGCTCTATCTAACCGGCACTTTTGCTTTTGCCTTCTCATCGTTGGCGGACAACATCACTGCCACGTTGGTGTCGCTGACGCTTGTGCTGTCACTGGGATTGCCACCTAAAAAGACACTTCGCTTCGCGGTGCTCGCGGTGTTCGCGGTCAACTCTGGCGGTGTGGCGCTGATTACCGGTGATGTGACCACTCTGATGATCTTCCTCGCGGAGAAGGTACGTATCAGTGAGTTGATGTTACTGGCGATACCGTCCTTCTTCAGCGTGATGCTGCTGGCGACGTTATTGTTGCCTGGTTTGGGCGGCGAAGTGACCTTGGCGCGTGAACCTCGCCAGACTCGTCGGATTGACCGCCTTGTCGCGTGGCTATTTCTGGCGACTATTCTCTCGACCCTCGGTCTCAACGTGTTATTCGGTATCCCGCCGTTGCTGACCTTTCTGTTTGGCATGTCGATCATGTTCCTTCTGGGACACGTGGCCGAGCAGCGGAGCGACAATGAAGACCGCAGAATCCTTGATTATATTCGTATAATCGAATTTGATACGTTGCTGTTCTTCCTCGGTATCCTGCTCATGGTGGGGGCGCTGAAGGAGGCGCGTCTGTTGGAAGGGCTGGCACATCTCTATGAGATGATGCCTGCCATGCAGGCCAACTACCTGGTCGGTCTGTTGTCAGCCGTGGTTGATAACGTGCCGCTGACGGCAGCAGTGCTCAAGGCGGATGTCAGCATGAATGATGCTGAGTGGCTCGCGTTGACCTATGCCGCGGGTGTCGGAGGATCACTACTGGTAATTGGCTCTGCGGCAGGCGTGATAGCGCTGTCGAAGGTGCGCGAAGTCAGCTTCATGAGTTATCTGCGCTTTTTCCCTGCTTTGCTGCTGGCCTATAGCGTTGGCTACATGGGGGCATATTGGCTGGGAGGGCAGGTGACCAACACGCCGATGTCCATGCCGTTGTCGCTGGTATCTCTTCAGCAGCTCATCAGTTGA
- a CDS encoding CoA transferase subunit A: MAGFNKVVTSYADAMAGLQDGMTVIAGGFGLCGIPENLIQEIKRLAVKDLTVVSNNCGVDGFGLGVLLEDRQIKTMIASYVGENALFEKQLLNGELEVILTPQGTLAEKMRAGGAGIPAFFTATGYGTPIGEGKEVREFDGRPYILEEAIKGDFAIVKAWKADRYGNVVYRHTARNFNPLAATAGKITVVEVEELVEPGELDPADVHTPGIYVDRVILGTFEKRIEKRTVRAR, encoded by the coding sequence ATGGCAGGATTCAACAAGGTGGTGACCAGCTACGCTGATGCCATGGCTGGCTTGCAAGATGGCATGACGGTAATCGCCGGTGGCTTCGGGCTGTGCGGCATCCCCGAGAATTTGATCCAGGAGATCAAGCGTCTCGCCGTCAAGGATCTGACCGTGGTATCCAACAACTGTGGCGTCGACGGCTTCGGTCTTGGTGTGCTGCTGGAAGACCGGCAGATCAAGACCATGATCGCCTCCTACGTAGGTGAGAATGCCCTGTTCGAGAAACAGCTGCTGAATGGTGAGCTGGAAGTCATCCTTACCCCGCAAGGCACGCTGGCAGAGAAGATGCGGGCTGGCGGCGCTGGCATTCCTGCCTTCTTCACTGCCACCGGTTACGGCACCCCCATCGGTGAAGGCAAGGAAGTGCGTGAATTTGACGGTCGCCCCTACATTCTCGAAGAGGCCATCAAGGGTGACTTTGCCATCGTCAAGGCTTGGAAGGCAGATCGCTACGGCAACGTCGTCTATCGTCATACTGCACGCAACTTCAATCCGCTCGCTGCAACCGCCGGCAAGATCACCGTGGTAGAAGTGGAAGAGCTGGTGGAACCCGGCGAGCTGGACCCAGCTGACGTCCATACGCCCGGCATCTACGTCGACCGTGTCATTTTGGGGACATTCGAGAAACGCATTGAGAAGCGCACTGTGCGTGCGCGTTGA
- a CDS encoding phosphatase PAP2 family protein yields MHDRNLLVFERLDLLEWRLCRQVARLALFRPVLALFRAVSRLGDWPAWLLLTLSLPFHHALGGWLLLEFGLAAGAGALLYRALKTRLCRERPFITFNTINCTMPPLDRYSFPSGHTLHATLFASLSAQQVPELAVVVTPLALLIALSRVILGLHYVSDVLAGALLGLGLAEVAILSFESLAR; encoded by the coding sequence ATGCACGATCGCAACCTTCTCGTCTTTGAACGACTGGATCTGCTGGAATGGCGCCTGTGTCGACAGGTCGCTCGTCTGGCGCTGTTTCGGCCAGTATTGGCGCTATTTAGAGCGGTCTCGCGACTCGGCGACTGGCCAGCATGGCTGCTGCTGACACTGAGTCTGCCGTTTCACCATGCCTTGGGTGGCTGGTTATTACTGGAATTCGGCCTCGCGGCCGGTGCGGGAGCCTTGCTTTACCGCGCACTGAAGACGCGACTGTGTCGCGAACGCCCTTTCATTACTTTCAACACCATCAACTGCACCATGCCACCGCTGGATCGCTACAGCTTCCCTAGCGGCCATACCCTGCATGCCACACTGTTTGCCAGCCTGAGCGCCCAACAGGTGCCAGAATTGGCCGTCGTCGTGACACCACTGGCACTACTGATTGCGCTATCTCGCGTGATTCTGGGGCTGCATTACGTCAGCGATGTACTCGCCGGCGCGCTACTCGGACTGGGCCTGGCAGAGGTTGCGATCCTGAGCTTTGAAAGTCTGGCACGCTAG
- a CDS encoding LysM peptidoglycan-binding domain-containing protein, whose amino-acid sequence MNTETVHDGDRAFTFPSLCDALRWLGLVCLSLWLSGCATGSYSGSPAGQWVTIQQGDTLGKIARDADIPLLRLTRFNPGVKIRDLKVGQRILVPTASERAPSGGPYRYQLRPGDTYSKVGRYFGASPQRILAANTGLNPNDLKVGVLISVPLNGGPSRSAPIGRASAGSLVARPDPGPLKKPRQLWRWPATGQVVREFGTNNNGQLAPMQIRTGTNSVASAPAKGQVRFADTMRQLGNVVIIHHSGNLQSVLAQCGEILVKVGQQVAPGTPLCRVARDHAGQNELLFDVRHGGKPINPRDILEKR is encoded by the coding sequence ATGAACACTGAAACCGTCCACGACGGTGATCGCGCTTTTACATTCCCTTCTCTCTGCGACGCTCTTCGCTGGCTGGGGCTCGTGTGCCTGTCACTGTGGCTTAGCGGCTGTGCAACAGGCAGCTACTCAGGCTCACCGGCAGGCCAGTGGGTCACCATCCAGCAAGGCGATACGCTGGGCAAGATCGCACGTGATGCCGATATCCCCTTGTTGCGACTGACGCGCTTCAATCCCGGCGTCAAGATTCGAGATCTCAAGGTAGGCCAGCGCATTCTGGTGCCCACTGCCAGCGAGAGGGCGCCTTCTGGTGGCCCCTATCGCTATCAGTTGCGGCCTGGTGATACTTACTCCAAGGTCGGCCGCTACTTCGGCGCTAGCCCTCAGCGTATCCTGGCAGCCAACACGGGACTGAATCCCAATGACCTGAAAGTAGGTGTGCTTATCTCGGTACCTCTCAACGGCGGGCCAAGTCGCAGTGCTCCCATCGGGCGCGCCAGTGCCGGTAGCCTTGTCGCGCGGCCCGACCCTGGCCCCTTGAAGAAGCCGAGGCAACTGTGGCGCTGGCCTGCCACTGGTCAGGTGGTACGTGAATTTGGCACCAACAACAACGGGCAGCTCGCGCCGATGCAGATTCGTACCGGAACCAATAGCGTCGCAAGTGCCCCAGCCAAGGGCCAGGTACGCTTCGCCGATACCATGCGGCAGCTGGGGAATGTGGTCATCATTCACCACTCCGGCAATCTGCAGAGCGTACTGGCACAATGCGGTGAGATTCTGGTCAAGGTAGGTCAGCAGGTAGCACCAGGCACGCCGCTATGCCGTGTCGCACGTGACCATGCTGGCCAGAACGAGCTGCTCTTCGATGTACGTCATGGTGGCAAGCCCATCAATCCACGCGACATCCTCGAAAAACGCTAA
- a CDS encoding acyltransferase — protein MSSIRGVISLLFLIINTLFWATPLYLLALIKLIAPSRRLQLHLLEGLNYLAMGWIGTNNLWIHAWIRPRWHVSVPDALKDGTARRRWWLVIANHRSWTDIFVLQYALHRRTPMPKFFLKQELIWVPVIGLAWWALEFPFMRRYSRERLAGNPRLAARDREATRRICERARQAPMAIFNFVEGTRFTPTKHDEQQSPFTQLLRPRAGGSAQVINILGDRLSGILDATLDYRYASASFWEFLCGQGGDVSVAIVQRPLESWMLSGNYHADAAYRERFQQWLNQVWKDKDARLSRAGNDIDEH, from the coding sequence ATGTCGAGTATCAGAGGTGTCATCAGCCTGCTATTTCTGATCATCAACACTCTGTTCTGGGCGACGCCGTTATACCTGTTGGCGTTGATCAAGCTGATTGCCCCTTCACGCCGCTTACAGCTGCACCTGCTGGAAGGGTTGAACTATCTCGCCATGGGCTGGATTGGCACCAATAATCTGTGGATTCATGCCTGGATACGCCCGCGCTGGCATGTCAGCGTGCCTGACGCGTTGAAGGACGGGACGGCGCGTCGGCGCTGGTGGTTGGTGATTGCCAATCACCGTAGTTGGACCGATATTTTCGTGTTGCAATACGCGCTGCATCGTCGAACGCCAATGCCCAAATTCTTCCTTAAGCAAGAACTGATTTGGGTGCCGGTGATTGGTTTGGCCTGGTGGGCGCTAGAATTTCCGTTCATGCGTCGCTATAGCCGTGAAAGGCTGGCAGGAAATCCGCGCCTGGCAGCCCGTGACCGCGAGGCAACACGCCGTATCTGCGAGCGAGCACGTCAGGCCCCGATGGCAATCTTCAACTTTGTTGAAGGCACGCGCTTCACGCCAACAAAGCATGATGAGCAACAAAGCCCGTTCACTCAGCTACTCAGGCCGCGTGCTGGGGGCAGTGCTCAGGTAATCAATATTCTTGGCGACCGACTGTCCGGCATTCTCGATGCTACCCTCGATTATCGCTATGCTAGCGCCAGTTTTTGGGAGTTTCTGTGTGGACAGGGTGGCGATGTCAGCGTCGCTATCGTGCAGCGTCCACTGGAATCCTGGATGCTGAGCGGGAATTATCATGCGGACGCCGCCTATCGCGAGCGCTTCCAGCAATGGCTCAACCAGGTCTGGAAGGACAAGGATGCCCGATTGTCACGAGCAGGAAATGACATTGATGAACACTGA